Genomic segment of Cytobacillus suaedae:
AAAGTATCGAAAATGTGATTTAATATACAGAAGAGGAATTTATTAATATAATATAAAAAATGTCCTCAATATGTTATGATAAAAATGTTGTAGAAAATTGGTTTAGATTATTCCTTTTTTATATAAATTTGGTTCATTCTATAATATAGTTATCAGTGGTGAATAAATTTATCTTATTTACCAAATGGTATAGTACTTCACATTCGGATTCACGACATGTGAAGCTAGACTATGCCCGTAGATAAAGGAGGAATAAATATGAGTAATACGAGAGCAGTTGATGACAATGAACTGCAAGACAAAACGAGCTCTCATAATATAAACAAGAGGTCCGCTTACAAGGATTTTCTTGCGTTGATCAAAATTGGAATTGTAAATTCTAATGCTATTACTACTTTTACTGGATTGTGGTTAGCCCTTCATTTTTCAGGAATGGCTTTTCTAGATAATTTAGACATTGTCCTTTATACATTAATTGGTTCTTCATTGGTTATCGCTGGTTCCTGTAGTCTAAATAACTATATTGACAGAGATATTGATCCTTTTATGGAAAGAACAAAATCGCGACCAACCGTTACTGGTACAGTTGATCCAAAACGTGTACTTGTAATGGGAATTGTACTTACAATCATTGGTACTATATTCTTGTTGCTAACGACTGTTACAGCTGCAGTGATTGGAATCATTGGTGTTGTAGCTTATGTCTATCTATATACAATCTGGTCAAAAAGAAGATATACAATTAATACTGTAATAGGAAGTATTTCAGGAGCTGTACCTCCACTTATTGGTTGGGCCGCGGTTGATCCTGACCTTCATATGGTTGCTTGGATTCTCTTTTTAATCCTTTTTATATGGCAACCACCACACTTTCTAGCTCTAGCTATGAAGCGTGTAGAAGAATACCGTGCTGCAGGGGTTCCTATGCTGCCTGTTGTACATGGTTTTGCAGTTACTAAGAGACAAATTGTAATTTGGGTTGCATGTTTATTGCCTCTTCCTTTTTACCTCTTTTCTCTTGGAATACCATTTATGATCCTTGCTACTCTTCTAAATCTAGGGTGGCTAATAATAGGTCTATATGGTTTTAAAATGAAGGATGACATTAAGTGGGCAAAATTCATGTTTGTATACTCACTTAACTATTTGACCATTCTGTTTGTAGCAATGGTTATTGTAACTATTTAGTAGTTATACACAATTACTTTAGGTAATTCTTTCTCAACAGAAATTATATATAGAAGGAATTTTTTCTAGTTGTGTTTGTAAGCTAACCTTATGGATACAACTAGATCATACTTTCTATTAGTAAAAGTCTACTTTTATTAATTTGAAAGTAATACTTACTCAATAGGAATCATTTATTA
This window contains:
- a CDS encoding protoheme IX farnesyltransferase, producing the protein MSNTRAVDDNELQDKTSSHNINKRSAYKDFLALIKIGIVNSNAITTFTGLWLALHFSGMAFLDNLDIVLYTLIGSSLVIAGSCSLNNYIDRDIDPFMERTKSRPTVTGTVDPKRVLVMGIVLTIIGTIFLLLTTVTAAVIGIIGVVAYVYLYTIWSKRRYTINTVIGSISGAVPPLIGWAAVDPDLHMVAWILFLILFIWQPPHFLALAMKRVEEYRAAGVPMLPVVHGFAVTKRQIVIWVACLLPLPFYLFSLGIPFMILATLLNLGWLIIGLYGFKMKDDIKWAKFMFVYSLNYLTILFVAMVIVTI